The following proteins are co-located in the Thermoproteota archaeon genome:
- the speD gene encoding adenosylmethionine decarboxylase yields MNSEVEPKETQVIAELYDVEDREILDSPSLMEEMLRRLAEEVGEESVHVHVHEFEPYGVSGFLMMRKGYVAIHTWPEHSYATVNVVGFSDETWAWNVYKALVKLFKPKQQNAVEVKSGLDRS; encoded by the coding sequence ATGAACTCTGAAGTGGAGCCTAAGGAGACGCAGGTGATCGCGGAGCTCTACGATGTGGAGGATAGGGAGATACTGGATTCCCCCTCTCTCATGGAAGAGATGCTGAGGAGGTTAGCTGAGGAGGTCGGAGAGGAGAGCGTACACGTACACGTACACGAGTTCGAGCCGTACGGCGTAAGCGGCTTCCTCATGATGAGGAAGGGTTATGTAGCCATACACACATGGCCGGAGCATTCCTACGCTACTGTCAATGTGGTAGGGTTCTCAGATGAGACGTGGGCTTGGAATGTGTACAAGGCCCTAGTTAAGCTGTTTAAGCCCAAGCAGCAGAATGCGGTGGAGGTGAAGAGCGGGTTAGACAGGTCTTGA
- a CDS encoding radical SAM protein, with the protein MVVEIPAPRFIEVDGRKIAIGGPRPKLREGEKLLRHTSSLCPVCYRLLPAIIFERDGAVYIRKECPEHGEFEDLYWGDAEMFRRAMEFEVPGRGIYPPHTELLAPCPFSCGICPAHQNTTALANLVVTNRCNLDCWYCFFYAEKAGYVYEPTLEEIDKMVDLLIKEKPAHGNAIQITGGEPTLREDLVEIVRLLRRKGITHIQLNTQGIIFVEKPWLMRELREAGVNTIYMSFDGVTPEANPKNHWEIPYILEAARKAGMTSLVLVPTVIKGINDHEVGDMVRFAAYNIDVVRGVNYQPVSLTGQMPKAEREKYRITIPDVIRKIEEQTDGQIYREAWYPVPFTVAVSEFIEAVTGEPKLMMTNHPACGMATYVFPVFERVDGKKRVTRFIPITDFVDVDGFYQFLKEKAREIKEKRKNKWLTLLKVIAKLPSFIEKDKQPPGINLIGILRKIILQRSYKALGEFHYKSLFLGMMHFMDLYNYDVQRVMRCDIHYLSPDGRVIPFCTYNVLSDLYRDKIIKEYSMSFEEYERKYGKGLIGAESKYRRDIPKLENTEIYVRTYEPFFHKFRRLPAIVRKSQ; encoded by the coding sequence GTGGTTGTGGAAATACCGGCGCCGCGGTTCATCGAAGTCGATGGTAGGAAGATTGCAATAGGCGGTCCGCGGCCGAAGCTCAGGGAAGGGGAGAAATTACTCAGACATACATCATCGTTATGTCCCGTTTGCTATAGATTACTGCCCGCGATCATATTCGAGAGGGATGGGGCCGTCTACATAAGGAAGGAGTGCCCCGAGCACGGAGAGTTCGAAGACCTCTACTGGGGAGATGCTGAGATGTTCAGGAGGGCCATGGAGTTCGAGGTCCCCGGAAGGGGGATCTATCCCCCCCACACCGAACTCCTCGCCCCATGCCCCTTCTCCTGCGGCATATGCCCGGCCCACCAGAACACGACGGCCCTAGCGAACTTGGTGGTGACCAACAGGTGCAATCTCGATTGCTGGTACTGCTTTTTCTACGCCGAGAAGGCCGGTTACGTGTATGAGCCCACCTTGGAGGAGATAGATAAGATGGTAGATCTCCTCATAAAGGAGAAGCCGGCCCACGGGAATGCCATCCAGATAACGGGCGGAGAGCCCACCCTGAGGGAGGATCTGGTTGAGATAGTTAGGCTCCTCAGGAGGAAGGGCATCACTCACATACAACTCAACACCCAGGGCATCATCTTTGTGGAGAAACCTTGGCTCATGAGGGAGCTGAGAGAAGCGGGGGTCAACACTATATACATGAGCTTCGATGGGGTCACCCCTGAGGCCAACCCCAAGAACCACTGGGAGATCCCGTACATACTAGAGGCCGCCAGGAAGGCGGGCATGACGAGTTTAGTACTCGTTCCCACCGTGATAAAGGGGATAAATGATCACGAGGTAGGTGACATGGTCAGGTTCGCCGCCTACAATATAGATGTCGTCAGGGGAGTGAATTACCAGCCGGTCTCCCTCACCGGACAGATGCCCAAGGCCGAGAGGGAGAAGTATAGGATAACTATCCCAGATGTTATAAGGAAGATAGAGGAGCAGACCGATGGACAGATATACAGGGAGGCTTGGTATCCAGTTCCGTTCACCGTGGCCGTGAGCGAGTTCATCGAGGCCGTGACCGGCGAGCCCAAGCTCATGATGACCAATCACCCGGCCTGCGGGATGGCCACCTACGTCTTCCCAGTGTTCGAGAGGGTCGATGGTAAGAAGAGGGTAACTAGATTCATCCCGATAACGGACTTCGTCGATGTAGATGGATTCTATCAGTTCCTTAAGGAAAAGGCTAGGGAGATCAAGGAGAAGCGCAAGAATAAATGGCTCACTCTCCTCAAGGTGATCGCTAAACTCCCAAGTTTCATTGAGAAGGACAAGCAACCCCCGGGCATTAACCTCATCGGAATACTCAGGAAGATAATACTCCAGAGGAGCTATAAGGCGCTAGGGGAGTTCCACTACAAGTCGCTCTTCTTGGGAATGATGCACTTCATGGACCTGTACAACTACGATGTCCAGAGGGTGATGAGGTGTGACATACACTACCTCTCTCCCGATGGCAGGGTAATACCCTTCTGCACGTACAACGTACTCTCCGACCTCTACAGGGACAAGATAATCAAGGAGTACTCGATGAGCTTCGAGGAATACGAGCGCAAGTACGGAAAGGGATTGATAGGCGCTGAGAGTAAGTACAGGAGGGACATTCCAAAGCTGGAGAATACCGAGATATACGTAAGAACCTACGAGCCCTTCTTCCACAAGTTCAGAAGGCTCCCCGCTATAGTGAGGAAATCCCAGTGA
- a CDS encoding tRNA (N(6)-L-threonylcarbamoyladenosine(37)-C(2))-methylthiotransferase, translating into MGSRSRPSLDRSEFRFYLETHGCSMNRSDSQIMESLLRRAGWTRVDRPERADILILNTCNVKTPTEQRMLHRAKVLYKYGPLIAAGCMAKSQPALLRPYSKVLVAPRSIDSIVEAAFLALEGKEGEFLEWKRLDKASYDRDPADLIGIVPIAEGCLGSCTYCITKLARGRLTSFSKESIIDRVRDFLNKGAVEIWLTAEDTGVYGWDIGTDLPDLLDGITSLKGEFRIRVGMMTPNSALRIVDRLLGSFESPKLYKFFHLPIQSGSNRILRLMGRDYTVEEFISLVKRIRERYEDSTISTDIIVGFPGETEEDFQRTLRLLEEIEPDVVNLSRFGPRPKTKAASLPQLPASVIKRRSKVAMKLIEEIKERRNEGFLGRDLVVLASEITPKGTQGRTPSYKPVALGQVEPGYFYEVVIEGFRGNYLLGRVVRRLGRAGLGLEVKVEECPYG; encoded by the coding sequence ATGGGGTCACGGTCGAGACCGAGTCTGGATCGGAGTGAGTTCAGGTTCTATCTGGAGACCCACGGCTGCTCAATGAACAGATCAGACTCTCAAATAATGGAGAGTCTACTCAGGAGAGCGGGCTGGACTAGAGTGGATAGACCAGAGAGAGCTGACATTCTCATTCTGAACACTTGCAACGTGAAGACGCCCACAGAGCAGAGGATGCTTCACAGGGCCAAGGTACTATATAAGTACGGTCCCCTCATAGCGGCAGGATGCATGGCTAAGTCTCAACCCGCGCTGCTCAGGCCCTACTCTAAGGTCTTGGTGGCGCCCAGATCCATAGATAGCATTGTAGAGGCCGCATTCTTAGCTCTAGAGGGGAAAGAGGGGGAGTTCTTGGAGTGGAAGAGGCTGGATAAGGCCTCATATGACAGGGATCCCGCGGATCTAATCGGAATAGTTCCCATCGCCGAGGGCTGTCTAGGTTCCTGCACTTACTGCATAACTAAGCTGGCTAGGGGGAGGCTGACGAGCTTCTCCAAAGAGAGCATCATCGACAGGGTCCGGGACTTCCTGAACAAGGGTGCGGTGGAGATCTGGTTGACCGCCGAGGACACCGGAGTGTATGGTTGGGATATCGGGACCGATCTACCGGATCTGTTGGACGGTATCACCTCGCTTAAGGGGGAGTTCAGGATCAGGGTTGGAATGATGACCCCTAACTCCGCCCTGAGGATAGTTGATAGGCTGCTCGGCTCATTCGAGAGCCCTAAACTGTACAAATTCTTCCATTTACCGATTCAGAGTGGCTCAAACAGGATCCTCAGATTGATGGGGAGGGACTACACGGTAGAGGAGTTCATCTCCCTAGTGAAGCGCATAAGGGAGCGGTACGAGGACTCTACCATAAGCACTGACATCATAGTTGGATTCCCGGGGGAAACGGAGGAAGACTTCCAGCGGACCCTGAGGCTCTTAGAGGAGATAGAGCCGGATGTAGTGAACCTGAGCAGGTTCGGGCCCAGACCCAAGACGAAGGCCGCCTCATTACCCCAACTCCCCGCTAGCGTGATCAAGAGGAGAAGCAAGGTGGCGATGAAACTGATAGAGGAGATAAAAGAGAGGAGGAACGAGGGGTTTTTGGGGAGGGATCTGGTGGTACTCGCCTCAGAGATCACCCCTAAGGGGACTCAGGGTAGGACTCCTTCATACAAACCTGTGGCCTTGGGGCAGGTCGAACCCGGATACTTCTATGAGGTCGTAATCGAGGGCTTCAGGGGCAACTACTTGCTAGGGCGGGTTGTAAGGAGACTCGGGAGGGCGGGCCTCGGCTTGGAAGTTAAAGTCGAGGAGTGCCCGTATGGATAA
- a CDS encoding D-aminoacyl-tRNA deacylase — translation MKTRVSLLYSLRDPAGRNMASEISERLGEQFDLRGKGIELVSFEREILYVRSCEELGASDFDYVVVLSRHSGTPHRPILTAHVPGNFGRARYGGESFKLGIAIPSLMKEYLMAASKRVDGTGYSVGFEPTHHGPTIEKPIAFLEIGCDEKAWNDPNGTRMAAESVIEALENWTAGKYIPTIAFGGPHVNNHFTRVELTTKYAIGHTARKLDASWVDVTMVRQAIERNGEPPEIAIVDNKGLKGEDRERIETALREIGLRMVRVKKLLREGIEVGEAQGGQEEEV, via the coding sequence ATGAAAACGAGAGTTTCCCTCCTTTACTCACTGAGAGATCCAGCAGGCAGGAACATGGCATCCGAGATAAGTGAGAGGTTGGGAGAGCAATTCGATCTGAGAGGCAAGGGCATAGAGTTGGTCAGCTTCGAGAGGGAGATTCTCTACGTAAGAAGCTGTGAGGAGCTTGGAGCCTCCGATTTTGACTACGTGGTGGTCCTCTCTAGGCATAGCGGTACCCCTCACAGACCCATACTTACTGCTCATGTCCCTGGGAACTTTGGTCGGGCTAGGTATGGGGGCGAGTCCTTCAAGCTGGGGATAGCAATACCCTCCCTCATGAAGGAGTACTTGATGGCCGCCTCTAAGAGGGTGGACGGGACGGGATATTCTGTGGGATTCGAGCCGACCCACCATGGTCCCACCATCGAAAAGCCCATAGCCTTCTTGGAGATAGGCTGCGATGAGAAAGCTTGGAACGATCCTAATGGAACAAGAATGGCAGCGGAATCCGTAATAGAGGCGCTGGAGAACTGGACCGCGGGTAAATACATCCCGACAATAGCTTTTGGTGGCCCACACGTGAACAACCACTTCACTAGGGTGGAACTCACGACGAAGTATGCGATCGGCCACACAGCGAGGAAGCTAGATGCCAGCTGGGTCGATGTCACCATGGTGAGGCAGGCGATCGAGAGGAACGGGGAACCGCCCGAAATAGCCATAGTCGATAACAAGGGTTTGAAGGGAGAGGATCGGGAGAGGATAGAGACGGCCTTAAGGGAGATCGGGCTGAGGATGGTCAGGGTAAAGAAACTCCTGAGGGAGGGAATTGAGGTCGGGGAAGCGCAGGGGGGTCAGGAGGAAGAGGTATAG
- a CDS encoding HEAT repeat domain-containing protein, translated as MDVILKIIRECEGEGVCDERVASEMLRLAEAIEGYITKQLTKDALLNILRKQLVDRALGDLALLVLREICDRETIELLRNWAEDPNPEVRVAYLKCASKLFDEGEVPLELLRTFREDPSPKVREALVTSLSKNASEDGVFAFLAGMLRVEKRSSVRTKILTALSRVERDTKRERRRGILERLKRVMGWRE; from the coding sequence ATGGATGTTATTCTGAAGATTATAAGAGAATGTGAGGGAGAAGGTGTCTGCGACGAGCGCGTGGCCTCCGAGATGCTCAGATTGGCTGAAGCCATCGAAGGATACATTACAAAGCAGTTAACTAAGGACGCTCTTCTCAATATACTGAGGAAACAGCTCGTCGATAGAGCCTTAGGGGACCTCGCTCTGCTGGTTCTCCGTGAGATATGTGATAGGGAGACCATTGAATTGTTGAGGAACTGGGCTGAGGATCCCAATCCTGAGGTGAGGGTGGCATACCTCAAGTGCGCTTCCAAGCTCTTCGACGAGGGGGAGGTTCCCTTAGAGCTGCTGAGGACATTCAGGGAGGACCCCTCACCTAAGGTCAGGGAGGCCCTCGTAACTTCCCTCTCGAAGAACGCGTCTGAGGATGGCGTCTTCGCCTTCCTAGCGGGGATGCTGAGGGTTGAGAAGAGGAGCTCCGTAAGGACTAAAATCCTCACGGCCCTCTCAAGGGTAGAGAGGGATACTAAGAGGGAAAGGAGAAGGGGCATCCTAGAGAGGCTGAAGCGCGTGATGGGTTGGCGGGAGTAA
- a CDS encoding DUF211 domain-containing protein: MLSFRPSEDEEGESRRIVVRRLVLDVVKPHNPNIVDMAEGLSELKGVKKVDIEVKDYDSTIERLKIILEGDDLDYDEIVKVIRYYGGNVASLDGVTVETESGSE, encoded by the coding sequence TTGCTGAGTTTCCGGCCTTCCGAGGATGAGGAAGGTGAAAGTAGACGTATCGTAGTCAGGAGACTCGTATTGGATGTAGTAAAGCCACACAACCCTAACATAGTCGACATGGCCGAGGGGCTCTCCGAGCTGAAGGGAGTCAAGAAGGTGGATATAGAGGTGAAGGATTACGACTCCACGATTGAGAGACTGAAGATAATCTTGGAGGGAGACGACCTAGACTACGACGAGATAGTGAAGGTGATCAGGTACTACGGGGGGAATGTGGCGAGCCTCGATGGGGTCACGGTCGAGACCGAGTCTGGATCGGAGTGA
- a CDS encoding metal-dependent hydrolase translates to MVKVTFLGHSAFLLEGSKRVLIDPWIEGNPQSPISIGQCKGADIYVVTHAHGDHGLDDAVKLAKSHGGTIVSIYEIAMEAGNRGVEKTVGANIGGFFEVDGVKMALTNAIHSSPVGAPTGVVVELDGKRIYHAGDTGVFYDMKLIGELYKPDLALLPIGGHFVMGPLEAAKAIELLGVKKVIPMHYETFPVLKGRPEELRELLREKGLDCEVIALKPGESYEL, encoded by the coding sequence ATGGTCAAGGTCACATTCTTGGGGCACTCGGCCTTCCTGCTGGAGGGTAGTAAGAGGGTGCTCATAGATCCATGGATAGAGGGCAACCCTCAGTCCCCTATATCAATAGGTCAGTGTAAGGGAGCTGACATCTACGTGGTGACGCACGCTCATGGGGATCACGGTCTCGACGATGCAGTTAAGCTTGCGAAGTCCCATGGGGGGACGATCGTGAGCATCTACGAGATCGCGATGGAGGCCGGAAACAGAGGTGTCGAGAAGACCGTGGGAGCTAACATAGGTGGATTCTTCGAGGTGGATGGAGTGAAGATGGCCCTGACGAACGCCATCCACAGCAGTCCCGTTGGAGCCCCTACTGGTGTCGTGGTGGAGTTAGACGGTAAGAGGATCTACCACGCTGGCGATACGGGCGTCTTCTACGACATGAAGTTAATAGGTGAGCTGTACAAGCCAGATCTGGCGCTTCTGCCCATAGGTGGTCACTTCGTGATGGGACCCCTCGAGGCAGCCAAGGCTATCGAGCTTCTCGGAGTTAAGAAGGTTATCCCCATGCACTACGAGACATTCCCGGTCCTCAAGGGCAGACCGGAGGAACTGAGGGAGTTGCTCAGGGAGAAGGGTCTGGACTGCGAAGTGATAGCCCTGAAACCGGGAGAGAGCTATGAACTCTGA